In Nocardia sp. NBC_00403, one DNA window encodes the following:
- a CDS encoding LPXTG cell wall anchor domain-containing protein produces the protein MADKSETNNSTDRRGPSASLLIVGLLALTVSVWAFVGPTSMPATGVIPLGWIVVIAAIVIGILLVVSPRRRR, from the coding sequence GTGGCTGACAAATCCGAGACCAACAACTCGACCGACCGCCGCGGACCGTCCGCCTCGCTGCTGATCGTCGGTCTGCTCGCACTCACGGTCAGCGTCTGGGCCTTCGTCGGCCCGACCTCGATGCCCGCGACCGGCGTGATTCCACTCGGCTGGATCGTGGTGATCGCCGCCATCGTCATCGGCATCCTGCTGGTGGTCTCCCCACGCAGACGCCGCTGA